A section of the Kribbella sp. HUAS MG21 genome encodes:
- a CDS encoding sugar ABC transporter permease: protein MAQQTTAAPAQAAAKSAPAARRTRAIHGQRRAFWLFVGPFLIGLAVFVYFPIIWSAFLSFFDAQGTVTPTKFVGLGNYVTMLSDQAFVSSLVTFTAFAVLIVPTTFALSLFLAVLVNRVRVARAFFRSVFFLPTACSYVVASLIWKLSIFNGVRFGMANTLLGWIGVEPISWLSSLDPPWYWLVIVTARLWLQAGFYMILFLAALQNINPELYEAAFVDGAKPGWPVFRHITLPLLRPTSISVLLLCLIAAYQAFDEFYNLLGAVEYARPPLVYLYQLALGSQQNFGLGSAGSLILAAIIAVVTVLQGKLLGFGRPSD from the coding sequence ATGGCGCAGCAGACCACCGCGGCGCCCGCGCAGGCAGCAGCCAAATCCGCACCGGCCGCGCGGCGGACCCGGGCGATCCACGGGCAGCGGCGCGCGTTCTGGCTGTTCGTCGGGCCGTTCCTGATCGGGCTGGCGGTCTTCGTCTACTTCCCGATCATCTGGAGCGCGTTCCTCAGCTTCTTCGACGCGCAGGGCACGGTGACCCCGACCAAGTTCGTTGGCCTGGGCAACTACGTGACAATGCTCAGCGACCAGGCGTTCGTCTCGTCACTGGTCACCTTCACCGCGTTCGCCGTGCTGATCGTGCCGACCACGTTCGCGCTGTCGCTGTTCCTGGCGGTCCTGGTGAACCGCGTCCGGGTGGCGCGGGCGTTCTTCCGCTCGGTGTTCTTCCTGCCGACCGCGTGCTCGTACGTCGTCGCGTCGCTCATCTGGAAGCTGTCGATCTTCAACGGCGTCCGGTTCGGGATGGCGAACACGCTGCTCGGCTGGATCGGTGTGGAGCCGATCAGCTGGCTGTCCTCGCTGGATCCGCCGTGGTACTGGCTGGTGATCGTGACGGCGCGGCTGTGGCTGCAGGCCGGGTTCTACATGATCCTGTTCCTGGCCGCCCTGCAGAACATCAATCCCGAGCTGTACGAGGCGGCGTTCGTCGACGGGGCGAAGCCGGGCTGGCCGGTGTTCCGGCACATCACGTTGCCGCTGCTCCGGCCGACCTCGATCTCGGTGCTGCTGCTCTGCCTGATCGCGGCGTACCAGGCCTTCGACGAGTTCTACAACCTGCTCGGCGCGGTCGAGTACGCGCGCCCGCCGCTCGTCTACCTGTACCAGCTCGCGCTCGGCAGCCAGCAGAACTTCGGCCTCGGCAGCGCCGGGTCGCTGATCCTGGCCGCGATCATCGCCGTCGTCACCGTGCTGCAGGGCAAGCTGCTCGGCTTCGGCCGGCCCAGCGACTAG
- a CDS encoding alginate lyase family protein — translation MKEIDRRTLLKAAGGVAAAGLTATAGVTALDRPADAAPATFTHPGGLHNWGDLNRAKVRVAAGDDPWLSGWNRLVANGHAQSTWQPNPQATIVRGGTGENYGILYNDIHAAYQNALRWRVQGTTAHGDCARNILNAWSARLTTVTGNADRFLAAGIYGYQFANVAELMRDYPGFDLARFKTMMLNVFYPLNNSFLVNHNDACITNYWANWDLCTMNSILAIGILCDDAAKYDQAVNYFKNGAGNGSIRHAIPFVYDDQGLAQWQEAGRDQGHTLMGIGQLGAFCEMAWNQGEDLYGYDDNRFLKAAQYVAKYNLGQDVPFTKYTWGTGQDCAYREHTVISSASRGQVRPVWEILHFHYTRRKYLSVPYISAMAAQVRPEGGGGDYGSTSGGFDQTGFGTLAYAK, via the coding sequence ATGAAGGAGATCGACCGACGCACCCTGCTCAAAGCCGCCGGAGGTGTGGCCGCGGCCGGACTGACGGCCACCGCCGGCGTCACCGCACTCGACCGGCCGGCCGACGCCGCGCCGGCCACGTTCACCCACCCCGGCGGGCTGCACAACTGGGGTGACCTCAACCGCGCGAAGGTCCGGGTGGCCGCGGGCGACGACCCGTGGCTGTCCGGCTGGAACCGGCTGGTCGCCAACGGGCACGCGCAGTCCACCTGGCAGCCGAACCCGCAGGCCACGATCGTCCGCGGCGGCACCGGCGAGAACTACGGCATCCTCTACAACGACATCCACGCCGCCTACCAGAACGCGCTGCGCTGGCGCGTCCAGGGCACGACCGCGCACGGCGACTGCGCCCGGAACATCCTCAACGCCTGGTCCGCCAGGCTCACCACCGTGACGGGTAACGCGGACCGGTTCCTGGCGGCCGGCATCTACGGCTACCAGTTCGCGAACGTGGCCGAGCTGATGCGCGACTACCCGGGCTTCGACCTGGCCCGGTTCAAGACGATGATGCTGAACGTCTTCTACCCGCTGAACAACTCGTTCCTGGTCAACCACAACGACGCCTGCATCACGAACTACTGGGCCAACTGGGACCTCTGCACGATGAACTCGATCCTTGCCATCGGCATCCTCTGCGACGACGCGGCGAAGTACGACCAGGCCGTGAACTACTTCAAGAACGGCGCCGGCAACGGCTCGATCCGGCACGCGATCCCGTTCGTGTACGACGACCAGGGCCTCGCGCAGTGGCAGGAGGCCGGCCGGGACCAGGGCCACACGCTGATGGGTATCGGGCAGCTGGGTGCCTTCTGCGAGATGGCCTGGAACCAGGGCGAGGACTTGTACGGCTACGACGACAACCGGTTCCTCAAGGCCGCGCAGTACGTCGCGAAGTACAACCTCGGCCAGGACGTCCCGTTCACGAAGTACACCTGGGGCACCGGGCAGGACTGTGCCTACCGGGAGCACACGGTGATCTCCAGTGCCAGTCGCGGCCAGGTCCGGCCGGTCTGGGAGATCCTGCACTTCCACTACACCAGGCGCAAGTACCTCTCCGTTCCCTACATCTCCGCGATGGCCGCGCAGGTGCGGCCCGAAGGCGGGGGCGGCGACTACGGCTCCACCAGCGGCGGCTTCGACCAGACCGGCTTCGGGACCCTGGCCTACGCCAAGTAA
- a CDS encoding glycosyl hydrolase family 28 protein, which translates to MSMSVTRRTTLKAAGAALVGAASGVLGAGRAAAGEQTAAGSTVVSYPIPFGVPTNAGFTVKVRPAGRAWVTLGVYLAKLALIDPATGRNTAQNSSMASFDFSGTVEVEVTYTKGSFEKARIRPDSYGITPEVQGSTLRFTLDRPRNLVVQVDDKIFDCLHLFANPIETERPDENDKNVIYFGPGVHTHPDRTLKVASGQTVYLAGGAVLTSNVVFEGVENARLIGRGMIYNATGGAILVHDSQNVQVEDITVLNPRYNTITVAESENVRITGLRSFSHLGWGDGIDIFCSENVTIDGVFLRNSDDCIALYTHRWDYYGDTRNITVRNSTLWADVAHPINIGTHGNPDPAAPEVLENLRFENIDILDHREPQLLYQGCIAINPGDGNLVRDVKVDGMRVEDIRWGQLIHLRVTFNPKWNTAPGRGIESVYIKDLSYAGTHAGMSVMLGLDAEHLVKDVTFENLVVNGRVIRDSGGKPSWYLASDGVPLFVNDHVRNLRFLTTEEAAAAR; encoded by the coding sequence ATGAGCATGTCAGTCACCCGCCGCACGACCCTCAAGGCGGCCGGCGCCGCCCTCGTGGGCGCCGCCTCCGGTGTCCTCGGCGCCGGCCGCGCCGCCGCTGGAGAGCAGACCGCCGCCGGGAGCACGGTCGTCAGCTATCCGATCCCGTTCGGTGTACCTACCAACGCCGGCTTCACCGTGAAGGTTCGTCCGGCCGGCCGCGCGTGGGTAACGCTCGGCGTCTACCTGGCCAAGCTCGCCCTGATCGATCCGGCGACCGGCCGCAACACCGCCCAGAACTCCTCGATGGCGTCCTTCGACTTCTCCGGCACCGTCGAGGTCGAGGTCACCTATACCAAGGGGTCCTTCGAGAAGGCCCGCATCCGGCCCGACTCCTACGGCATCACGCCGGAGGTGCAGGGCAGCACCCTGCGCTTCACGCTCGACCGGCCCCGCAACCTGGTCGTCCAGGTCGACGACAAGATCTTCGACTGCCTGCACCTGTTCGCGAACCCGATCGAGACGGAGCGGCCCGATGAGAACGACAAGAACGTCATCTACTTCGGCCCCGGCGTCCACACGCATCCCGACCGTACGCTGAAGGTCGCCAGCGGCCAAACCGTCTATCTCGCCGGCGGCGCGGTCCTCACCTCGAACGTCGTCTTCGAGGGCGTCGAGAACGCCCGGCTGATCGGCCGCGGCATGATCTACAACGCCACCGGCGGCGCGATCCTCGTCCACGACTCCCAGAACGTCCAGGTCGAGGACATCACCGTGCTCAACCCCCGGTACAACACGATCACGGTCGCCGAGTCGGAGAACGTCAGGATCACCGGCCTGCGCTCCTTCAGTCACCTGGGCTGGGGCGACGGCATCGACATCTTCTGCTCCGAGAACGTCACCATCGACGGAGTCTTCCTGCGCAACTCCGACGACTGCATCGCGCTCTACACCCACCGCTGGGACTACTACGGCGACACCCGGAACATCACCGTCCGGAACTCCACCCTGTGGGCCGACGTCGCGCACCCGATCAACATCGGCACCCACGGCAACCCCGACCCGGCCGCTCCCGAGGTCCTGGAGAACCTACGCTTCGAGAACATCGACATCCTCGACCACCGCGAGCCGCAGCTGCTCTACCAGGGCTGCATCGCCATCAATCCCGGCGACGGCAATCTCGTACGGGACGTGAAGGTCGACGGGATGCGCGTGGAGGACATCCGCTGGGGCCAGCTCATCCACCTGCGGGTCACCTTCAACCCGAAGTGGAACACGGCGCCCGGCCGGGGCATCGAGTCCGTGTACATCAAGGACCTCTCCTACGCCGGCACCCATGCCGGCATGTCGGTCATGCTCGGTCTCGACGCCGAGCACCTCGTCAAGGACGTCACCTTCGAGAACCTCGTCGTCAACGGCCGCGTCATCCGCGACAGCGGCGGCAAGCCCAGCTGGTACCTGGCCTCCGACGGCGTGCCGCTGTTCGTCAACGACCACGTCCGCAACCTGCGCTTCCTTACGACGGAGGAGGCCGCCGCGGCCCGATAA
- a CDS encoding alginate lyase family protein — translation MVNPRPSRRTVLLATGGTLVATQLHFQPAAAVEPPTTAGFAHPGLLHSADDLDRMRAAAAHQRAPQYDGFRALAAHPRSSYDYVVRNAGHITSWGRGPANFMAEAVSDSCAAYQNALMWAVTGDVRHADKARDILNAWSGSLETITGADGQLGSGLQGFKFVNAAELLRHTGYTGWAQADVERCAESFRKVWYRSFAGTALFANGNWDLAALQSVIAIAVFCDDRVMFENAVRYAVAGAGNGRIEHIVVEATGQGQESGRSQAYAQLALGLLADTAAVAWNQGVDLFGHGDDRILKGFEYTARYNLVNDVPFTADLDRTGKYLKTAVATGNRGQFQPIYELAYGHYVGRRGLRAPYLEQVVFRGGSRFVEGTNDDHPGWGTLTQARDHVPPSTPEVPPGTPYGLTARHDSNGVVLAWARSVEPRSRTDAVSYTVKRATDGAFTTIAGGLTATSFVDSTTKPGRTYYYTVEATNAAGISAVSLPVAIERLPWASTDIGTVRRAGRTDFDGRAFVIEAGGADLGGTQDSFRFSYVPMVGDGTLTARVVHPVSSQYASVGVMMRQSLDPGAAHASMLVKGLPLHTWSGVWTVRPETGAPTTGTGSTAVPPTQQQAITINAGFPISDLGSLPQSATPLGAPYVEAAGDGYRLRKPYWVRIVREGNRFTGYLSPDGTTWTEAGSSRLRLGQQLYVGLAVCSTLDATHAETTTAAFDNVTAPGWSVRRPDAVTGALSAKATPSAVELTWTDLDVSARSSVHRSTTPGGPYKVIARDVAGYGVESRYRDATGVPGTTYYYAVAKTNVAGAGPCSAEATATMPAPPAPEITSAATAYANVGKPFHYRIAATNDPTSYSTRGLPGGLATDPRTGIISGTPSAQGVFTVTVTATNATAASDKQLVLTVAAPPPAPWAYRDLGDYVLDERRLDTFGAVAVRTPGITSYADGRFVVRGAGSDLNIINQGMTAQYASVLLTGDRTITARVVSSDPGGRIGLLMAKSLSPFDQVAGVILTGDKSQFVRRLRVATTLVTTETTGAATWLRLRRTGDTFAAETSADGASWTPLAAPAAIAGFGDAPYHAGLAVVSRNPFALNTTVFDHVSIS, via the coding sequence ATGGTGAATCCACGCCCCAGTCGCCGCACCGTTCTGCTTGCCACCGGTGGAACACTCGTCGCCACCCAGCTCCACTTCCAGCCCGCCGCGGCCGTCGAACCGCCGACGACGGCCGGGTTCGCACACCCCGGACTTCTGCACAGCGCCGACGACCTGGACCGCATGCGCGCCGCGGCCGCCCACCAGCGGGCGCCGCAGTACGACGGGTTCCGGGCGCTCGCGGCGCATCCGAGGTCGTCGTACGACTACGTGGTCCGCAACGCCGGGCACATCACGTCCTGGGGTCGCGGTCCGGCGAACTTCATGGCGGAAGCGGTCAGCGACTCGTGTGCGGCGTACCAGAACGCGCTGATGTGGGCGGTCACCGGCGACGTCCGGCACGCCGACAAGGCGCGGGACATCCTGAATGCCTGGTCCGGCAGCCTCGAGACGATCACCGGCGCGGACGGGCAGCTCGGCTCCGGCCTGCAGGGCTTCAAGTTCGTCAACGCCGCCGAGCTGCTCCGGCACACCGGCTACACCGGCTGGGCGCAGGCCGACGTCGAGCGGTGCGCCGAGTCGTTCCGCAAGGTCTGGTACCGCTCGTTCGCCGGCACCGCGTTGTTTGCCAACGGCAACTGGGATCTCGCCGCGCTGCAGTCGGTGATCGCGATCGCGGTGTTCTGCGACGACCGGGTGATGTTCGAGAACGCGGTCCGGTACGCCGTGGCCGGTGCGGGCAACGGCCGGATCGAGCACATCGTGGTCGAGGCGACCGGGCAGGGCCAGGAGAGCGGACGCAGCCAGGCGTACGCGCAACTCGCGCTCGGGCTGCTCGCCGACACCGCGGCGGTCGCCTGGAACCAGGGCGTCGACCTCTTCGGCCACGGCGACGACCGGATCCTGAAGGGCTTCGAGTACACCGCCCGCTACAACCTCGTCAACGACGTCCCGTTCACCGCCGACCTCGATCGCACCGGCAAGTACCTCAAGACCGCCGTCGCCACCGGCAACCGCGGCCAGTTCCAGCCGATCTACGAGCTGGCCTACGGCCACTACGTGGGTCGTCGCGGGCTGCGGGCGCCGTACCTCGAACAGGTCGTCTTCCGCGGCGGCAGCCGCTTCGTGGAAGGCACCAACGACGACCACCCGGGCTGGGGCACACTCACCCAGGCCAGAGACCACGTCCCGCCTTCCACACCAGAGGTCCCGCCAGGTACGCCGTACGGCCTGACCGCGCGCCACGACTCGAACGGCGTCGTGCTGGCGTGGGCGCGCTCCGTCGAGCCGCGCAGCCGCACGGACGCGGTGAGCTACACCGTCAAGCGTGCGACCGACGGTGCATTCACCACGATCGCCGGCGGTCTCACCGCGACGTCCTTCGTGGACAGTACGACGAAGCCGGGGCGGACGTACTACTACACGGTGGAGGCGACGAATGCCGCCGGGATCAGCGCGGTGTCGCTGCCCGTCGCGATCGAGCGGCTGCCGTGGGCGAGCACGGACATCGGCACCGTACGGCGCGCCGGACGGACGGACTTCGACGGCCGCGCGTTCGTGATCGAGGCCGGCGGCGCGGACCTCGGCGGGACGCAGGACAGCTTCCGCTTCAGCTACGTTCCGATGGTCGGTGACGGCACCCTCACCGCGCGGGTCGTGCACCCGGTCAGCTCGCAGTACGCGAGCGTCGGCGTGATGATGCGGCAGTCGCTCGACCCCGGCGCCGCGCACGCGTCCATGCTCGTCAAGGGCCTGCCGCTGCACACCTGGAGCGGGGTGTGGACCGTCCGGCCGGAGACCGGTGCGCCGACGACAGGCACCGGCAGCACCGCCGTCCCGCCCACCCAGCAGCAGGCGATCACGATCAACGCAGGCTTCCCGATCTCGGACCTCGGCTCGCTGCCGCAATCGGCAACCCCGCTCGGGGCGCCGTACGTCGAAGCGGCCGGCGACGGCTACCGGTTGCGCAAGCCGTACTGGGTGCGGATCGTGCGCGAAGGCAACCGCTTCACCGGCTACCTCTCCCCCGACGGCACGACGTGGACCGAGGCCGGCTCGTCACGGCTCCGGCTCGGTCAGCAGTTGTACGTCGGACTGGCCGTCTGCTCGACCCTCGACGCGACGCACGCCGAGACGACGACCGCGGCCTTCGACAACGTCACCGCCCCGGGCTGGTCGGTACGCCGCCCGGACGCGGTCACCGGCGCACTGTCCGCGAAGGCCACCCCGAGTGCCGTCGAGCTGACCTGGACCGACCTCGACGTCTCCGCCCGCTCCTCGGTCCACCGCAGCACGACGCCCGGCGGGCCGTACAAGGTGATCGCCCGGGACGTGGCCGGGTACGGCGTGGAGTCGCGCTATCGGGACGCGACCGGCGTACCGGGAACGACGTACTACTACGCGGTCGCGAAGACCAACGTGGCGGGCGCGGGGCCGTGCTCGGCGGAGGCGACCGCGACGATGCCGGCGCCGCCCGCGCCCGAGATCACGAGCGCGGCGACCGCCTACGCCAACGTCGGCAAGCCGTTCCACTACCGGATCGCGGCCACCAACGACCCCACCAGCTACTCCACACGCGGTCTCCCCGGCGGTCTCGCCACCGATCCGCGCACCGGGATCATCTCGGGAACGCCTTCTGCACAAGGTGTCTTCACCGTCACCGTCACTGCCACCAACGCAACCGCCGCGAGCGACAAACAGCTCGTTCTCACGGTCGCCGCGCCGCCGCCCGCACCGTGGGCCTACCGCGACCTCGGCGACTACGTGCTCGACGAACGCCGGCTCGACACGTTCGGCGCGGTCGCGGTCCGCACGCCCGGCATCACCAGCTACGCGGACGGCAGGTTCGTCGTCCGCGGCGCCGGCTCCGACCTGAATATCATCAACCAGGGCATGACGGCGCAGTACGCCTCCGTGCTGCTCACCGGCGACCGGACGATCACCGCGCGCGTCGTGAGCAGCGACCCGGGCGGGCGGATCGGGCTGCTCATGGCCAAGTCGCTGTCCCCGTTCGACCAGGTGGCCGGCGTGATCCTGACCGGTGACAAGTCGCAGTTCGTCCGCCGGCTGCGCGTCGCGACCACGCTCGTCACCACCGAGACGACCGGCGCCGCGACATGGCTGCGGCTCCGTCGTACCGGCGACACCTTCGCCGCCGAGACCTCCGCCGACGGCGCCAGTTGGACGCCGCTCGCGGCACCGGCTGCGATCGCCGGATTCGGCGACGCGCCGTACCACGCCGGCCTCGCCGTCGTGTCCCGCAACCCCTTCGCCCTCAACACCACCGTCTTCGACCACGTATCGATCAGCTGA
- a CDS encoding carbohydrate ABC transporter permease codes for MDAQQPVGYQRTVAGRIANGAGMTVLIVMTLLFLIPFYLLIRNGLASTKDITAPGWTLFPTDVQWNNLVDLFNDPEIPMLSSLRNSAIVAVLTTAGTLLVSALAGYALARIQHPHSNKVFYAVLATLMIPGAVTFVPSFVIVSWLGWVSDYRGLIIPSLFSGFTVFLFRQYFLSFPKELEEAARIDGLGYGGTFWRIVVPNSGNFIAAIAVITFIASWNSFLWPLVVAQDQSAWTVQVTLSTFVTAQTINIPQLFMAAAVSILPLVLVFVFLQRYLVQGVAQTGLKG; via the coding sequence ATGGACGCTCAACAACCCGTTGGCTACCAACGGACCGTCGCCGGACGGATCGCGAACGGCGCCGGCATGACCGTGCTGATCGTGATGACGCTGCTGTTCCTGATCCCGTTCTACCTGCTGATCCGCAACGGTCTGGCCAGCACGAAGGACATCACCGCACCCGGCTGGACGCTGTTCCCCACCGACGTGCAGTGGAACAACCTCGTCGACCTGTTCAACGACCCCGAGATCCCGATGCTCAGCTCGCTGCGGAACTCGGCGATCGTCGCGGTCCTCACCACCGCCGGCACCCTGCTGGTCAGCGCGCTGGCCGGCTACGCGCTGGCCCGGATCCAGCACCCGCACAGCAACAAGGTCTTCTACGCCGTCCTCGCCACACTGATGATCCCGGGCGCGGTGACGTTCGTGCCGAGCTTCGTCATCGTCTCCTGGCTCGGCTGGGTCTCGGACTACCGCGGCCTGATCATCCCGTCGCTGTTCAGCGGGTTCACCGTGTTCCTGTTCCGGCAGTACTTCCTCTCGTTCCCCAAGGAGCTCGAGGAGGCGGCCCGGATCGACGGCCTCGGGTACGGCGGGACGTTCTGGCGGATCGTCGTACCGAACTCCGGGAACTTCATCGCCGCGATCGCCGTGATCACGTTCATCGCCAGCTGGAACTCGTTCCTCTGGCCGCTCGTGGTGGCGCAGGACCAGAGCGCGTGGACCGTCCAGGTCACGCTCTCGACGTTCGTCACCGCGCAGACCATCAACATCCCGCAACTGTTCATGGCGGCAGCCGTCTCGATCCTGCCGCTGGTGCTGGTGTTCGTGTTCCTCCAGCGCTACCTCGTCCAAGGCGTGGCCCAGACCGGCCTCAAGGGCTGA
- a CDS encoding sugar ABC transporter substrate-binding protein, translating to MLSGALGLAAAGALGACGSNKGTGAATGGGGAKVSLSQWYHQYGEKGTQEAAKRYAAEYTAAGVQIQWIPGDYPAKLSSGLSSGNGPDAFEGHLERSLVSSGQVVPLDDLIADVKDDYAEGDLAANSIDGKLYSIPMINDPQMIYYRKSLFEAKGIKPPQTVDDLIAAAKELSDKSVKGLFAGNDANNTGGGLFPAAVYATGGRLLTPENKIGFDPAKVAEVLVKLRKLSADKSLLLGAPTDWWDPSAINQNLCAMQWIGMWAVPGMTTALGADEIGVFPFPGATGGKPAVISGGWSAFVSAKSKNVDAAKAFTKWLWVEKTDLQEDWSLSYGFHIPPRKSLAAKASKLQSGPAAESVKLNTEYGVQGNPNWTPAMNTALTDAVTRVIGKGADPETELAGAVKKIGTELDKIFG from the coding sequence GTGCTCAGTGGCGCTCTCGGACTGGCCGCCGCAGGAGCGCTGGGTGCCTGTGGCTCGAACAAGGGAACCGGAGCCGCCACCGGTGGTGGCGGGGCCAAGGTCTCGCTCAGTCAGTGGTACCACCAGTACGGCGAGAAGGGGACGCAGGAGGCCGCGAAGCGGTACGCCGCCGAGTACACCGCGGCCGGCGTGCAGATCCAGTGGATCCCGGGCGACTACCCCGCCAAGCTGTCCAGCGGGCTCTCGTCCGGCAACGGGCCGGACGCCTTCGAGGGGCACCTCGAGCGGTCGCTGGTCAGCTCGGGGCAGGTCGTGCCGCTCGACGACCTGATCGCCGACGTCAAGGACGACTACGCCGAGGGTGACCTGGCCGCGAACTCGATCGACGGGAAGCTGTACTCGATCCCGATGATCAACGACCCGCAGATGATCTACTACCGCAAGAGCCTGTTCGAGGCCAAGGGCATCAAGCCGCCGCAGACCGTCGACGACCTGATCGCGGCCGCCAAGGAGCTGTCGGACAAGTCGGTCAAGGGCCTGTTCGCCGGCAACGACGCGAACAACACCGGCGGCGGCCTGTTCCCGGCCGCGGTCTACGCCACCGGCGGGCGGCTGCTCACGCCCGAGAACAAGATCGGTTTCGACCCGGCGAAGGTCGCCGAGGTCCTGGTCAAGCTCCGCAAGCTGTCGGCCGACAAGAGCCTGCTGCTCGGCGCGCCGACCGACTGGTGGGACCCGTCGGCGATCAACCAGAACCTGTGCGCGATGCAGTGGATCGGCATGTGGGCGGTGCCGGGGATGACGACCGCGCTCGGCGCCGACGAAATCGGCGTCTTCCCGTTCCCAGGCGCGACCGGCGGCAAGCCGGCCGTGATCTCCGGTGGTTGGTCCGCGTTCGTCAGCGCGAAGTCCAAGAACGTCGACGCCGCGAAGGCGTTCACGAAGTGGTTGTGGGTGGAGAAGACCGACCTCCAGGAGGACTGGTCACTCAGCTACGGCTTCCACATTCCGCCGCGGAAGAGCCTCGCCGCGAAGGCCTCGAAGCTGCAGAGCGGTCCGGCCGCCGAGTCGGTGAAGCTGAACACGGAGTACGGCGTCCAGGGCAACCCGAACTGGACCCCGGCGATGAACACCGCGCTCACCGACGCCGTGACGCGGGTGATCGGCAAGGGCGCCGACCCGGAGACCGAGCTGGCCGGCGCGGTGAAGAAGATCGGCACCGAGCTCGACAAGATCTTCGGGTGA